In the Flavobacterium acetivorans genome, one interval contains:
- the cyoE gene encoding heme o synthase, with translation MNTISNTFSLKTVFSDFKEITKAGLAISVLFSSIAGYFLGIDDKHPFQWSVLLMLIVGGYCMVGASNAYNQVIEKDLDALMDRTKNRPVPSGRMSPLLALVVASLLTVAGISLLYAINPKTAMFGAISIFLYTSVYTPLKTMTSLSVFVGAFPGAIPFMLGWVAATGEFGIEAGTLFLIQFFWQFPHFWAIGWFLYEDYEKAGFFMLPTGKKDKGTALQIILYSVWLLIASLLPALGFTGQLFITPISAVIVFLLGLWMLFYAVRLYKVRSAKAARTLMLVSVSYITLLQLVYIFDKFLR, from the coding sequence TTGAATACAATATCAAATACATTTTCCCTTAAAACGGTTTTTTCGGATTTCAAAGAAATCACAAAAGCAGGGTTGGCTATAAGTGTTTTGTTTTCTTCCATTGCGGGCTACTTCCTGGGGATTGATGATAAACATCCTTTTCAGTGGTCTGTTTTGTTGATGTTGATTGTTGGAGGTTACTGTATGGTGGGCGCTTCTAATGCTTATAATCAGGTGATCGAAAAGGATTTGGATGCTTTGATGGATCGAACTAAGAATCGTCCGGTTCCGTCGGGAAGAATGTCGCCTTTGTTGGCTCTGGTTGTAGCATCTCTTCTTACAGTGGCGGGGATTTCCTTGCTTTATGCGATTAATCCTAAAACTGCCATGTTTGGTGCTATTTCGATTTTTTTATATACGAGTGTTTATACACCTTTGAAGACGATGACTTCGTTGTCTGTTTTTGTAGGTGCTTTTCCTGGAGCAATTCCTTTTATGTTGGGCTGGGTGGCTGCAACGGGTGAGTTTGGTATAGAGGCGGGAACTTTGTTTTTGATTCAGTTTTTCTGGCAATTTCCTCATTTTTGGGCTATTGGCTGGTTTTTATATGAAGATTATGAGAAGGCGGGTTTCTTTATGTTGCCTACGGGGAAAAAAGATAAAGGAACTGCTTTGCAAATTATTCTGTACAGCGTTTGGCTTCTTATAGCGTCACTTTTGCCTGCTTTAGGGTTTACGGGGCAATTGTTTATTACGCCAATATCTGCTGTGATTGTTTTTTTATTAGGGCTTTGGATGTTGTTTTATGCGGTTCGTTTATATAAGGTGAGAAGTGCTAAAGCAGCTAGAACGTTAATGCTGGTAAGTGTTTCTTATATTACCTTATTACAGTTAGTGTATATATTTGATAAATTTTTAAGATAG
- a CDS encoding cytochrome c oxidase subunit 3 — translation MDMIMTTEEHKERAARSSKMILLFAIISMTMMFGGLTSAFIVSKSRVDWLKDFELPAVFYFSTIVIVGCSIAMHLAKKSIQKDNRKATSTYLLVTLALGILFVILQFVGFSNLIEMGYYPTGPSSVITTTFLYVIAFVHLLHLAGGLISLLIIIYNHFKQKYNSTQTLGIELGAMYWHFLDLLWVCLFVFLYFFK, via the coding sequence ATGGATATGATAATGACAACAGAGGAGCATAAAGAAAGAGCAGCGAGGTCGTCTAAGATGATATTGTTGTTTGCTATAATTAGTATGACAATGATGTTTGGAGGGTTAACCAGTGCTTTTATAGTCAGTAAGTCTAGGGTAGACTGGTTGAAAGATTTCGAATTGCCAGCGGTGTTTTATTTTAGTACGATTGTAATCGTTGGATGCAGTATTGCAATGCATCTGGCTAAAAAATCGATTCAAAAAGACAATAGAAAAGCTACTTCTACGTATCTTTTAGTTACATTAGCATTGGGGATACTTTTTGTTATCTTGCAATTTGTGGGGTTTTCAAACTTGATTGAAATGGGGTATTATCCTACAGGTCCGTCAAGCGTAATAACTACGACTTTTTTATATGTTATCGCCTTTGTTCACTTGTTGCACCTGGCTGGAGGATTGATTTCGCTTCTAATTATAATTTATAATCATTTTAAACAAAAATACAATTCGACTCAAACTCTTGGTATAGAACTAGGTGCGATGTACTGGCACTTTCTGGATTTACTATGGGTTTGTTTATTTGTATTTTTATATTTCTTTAAATAA
- a CDS encoding cytochrome c oxidase subunit 3, with translation MKATVTTANSEEKTWGGGNEPMGASYGKLMMWFFIMSDALTFSGFLAAYGFSRFKFIETWPLADEVFNHFPFMHGVDAPMYYVALMTFILIFSSVTMVLAVDAGHQMKKNKVVVYMFLTIIGGLIFVGSQAWEWKNFIKGQYGAIETTGGSLLQFVDKDGKRVALADFAATLNEERVQHTRDKGSWFVSEPALPSYSIAEVQAGFKAHPELLIRTEVIYEGSVEEAKNSTINHDLSKVKFKTVLTREESELRLAQAAHVVEGANLIRNEYGNKLFADFFFFITGFHGFHVFSGVIINIIIFFNVLLGTYERRGSYEMVEKVGLYWHFVDLVWVFVFTVFYLV, from the coding sequence ATGAAAGCGACAGTTACTACTGCAAATAGTGAAGAAAAAACTTGGGGAGGCGGCAATGAGCCAATGGGAGCAAGTTACGGTAAATTAATGATGTGGTTTTTTATCATGTCTGATGCCTTAACGTTCTCTGGATTTTTAGCAGCTTACGGTTTTTCTAGATTTAAATTTATTGAAACTTGGCCTTTGGCCGATGAAGTGTTTAATCACTTCCCATTTATGCATGGTGTTGATGCGCCAATGTATTATGTGGCATTGATGACTTTTATTTTGATTTTTTCATCTGTAACGATGGTTTTGGCTGTTGATGCAGGTCATCAAATGAAAAAAAATAAAGTTGTCGTTTATATGTTTTTGACCATTATTGGTGGTTTGATCTTCGTTGGGTCACAAGCTTGGGAATGGAAGAATTTCATAAAGGGGCAGTATGGTGCCATCGAAACAACTGGAGGTAGTTTGCTTCAGTTTGTTGATAAAGATGGTAAACGTGTGGCTTTAGCTGATTTTGCAGCAACCTTAAATGAAGAAAGAGTTCAGCATACAAGGGATAAAGGAAGCTGGTTTGTTAGTGAGCCTGCCTTACCTTCGTATTCAATTGCTGAGGTGCAAGCCGGTTTTAAAGCGCATCCTGAATTGTTGATTAGAACTGAAGTTATTTATGAAGGAAGTGTTGAAGAGGCTAAGAATTCTACAATAAACCATGATTTGTCTAAAGTTAAATTCAAAACAGTTTTAACTAGAGAAGAGTCAGAGTTAAGATTAGCGCAAGCAGCTCATGTTGTTGAAGGAGCGAATTTGATAAGAAATGAATATGGGAATAAATTATTTGCTGATTTCTTTTTCTTTATCACAGGATTCCACGGATTCCACGTTTTTTCTGGAGTGATTATCAATATCATTATATTTTTCAATGTACTTCTAGGAACTTATGAGAGAAGAGGAAGTTATGAAATGGTCGAAAAAGTGGGGCTTTACTGGCACTTTGTTGATTTAGTTTGGGTATTTGTATTTACAGTTTTCTACTTAGTTTAA
- a CDS encoding cytochrome C oxidase subunit IV family protein, with product MSHEHVSNTKRIWFVFALLSVVTIVEVILGIYKPAVFHLNHFLGMNLLNWIFYILTVFKAYYIVWAFMHLEGEKSSLRWSIVLPIVFLILYILFILLTEGDYIYGVFKDSTIKWNF from the coding sequence ATGTCACACGAACACGTTTCTAATACAAAGAGAATTTGGTTTGTTTTTGCATTGTTATCTGTGGTAACAATAGTTGAGGTTATACTTGGTATTTATAAACCGGCTGTATTTCATTTGAATCATTTCCTAGGTATGAACTTGCTAAATTGGATTTTCTATATACTGACTGTTTTTAAAGCATATTATATTGTATGGGCATTTATGCATTTAGAAGGTGAAAAATCAAGTCTTAGATGGTCAATTGTTTTGCCTATTGTATTTCTGATTTTGTATATACTTTTTATACTTTTGACTGAAGGGGATTATATTTATGGTGTTTTTAAGGATTCGACCATTAAATGGAACTTTTAA
- a CDS encoding SCO family protein, giving the protein MFKNKSYIGISFVILVFGIFVIPKLVSRIQNDDIVKGERLDKVSTGTKEDGKLVEIGPAPKFELTNQNNVLISNETYKGKVYVLEFFFTTCPTICPKMNQSMLEIENKFFGNPNFGIVSITIDPEHDTPKVLKEHADLLGVRSSNWNFLSGEKAAIFDLANKGFNLYAGENSKANGGFEHSGLFALIDKNGNIRCRRDNFGNPILYYDGLDKKGVRDLQQDINILLKE; this is encoded by the coding sequence ATGTTCAAAAATAAATCTTATATCGGGATTTCATTTGTAATTCTTGTTTTCGGAATCTTTGTAATCCCTAAATTAGTTTCAAGAATTCAGAATGATGACATTGTAAAAGGAGAACGGCTGGATAAGGTTTCCACGGGTACAAAAGAAGACGGAAAGTTAGTTGAAATAGGACCTGCTCCAAAGTTCGAATTAACTAATCAAAATAACGTTTTAATTAGTAATGAAACCTATAAAGGGAAAGTATATGTTTTGGAATTTTTCTTTACAACTTGTCCTACCATTTGTCCGAAAATGAATCAAAGCATGTTGGAAATTGAAAATAAATTTTTTGGGAATCCTAATTTTGGGATTGTTTCTATTACAATCGATCCTGAACATGATACACCTAAGGTGTTAAAAGAGCATGCTGATTTATTAGGAGTAAGGTCTTCAAACTGGAATTTTCTAAGTGGAGAAAAGGCAGCTATTTTTGATTTGGCTAATAAAGGTTTTAATCTTTATGCAGGAGAAAATAGTAAGGCTAATGGCGGATTTGAGCATTCAGGCTTGTTTGCCTTGATTGATAAAAATGGAAACATCCGTTGCCGAAGAGATAATTTTGGAAATCCTATCTTATATTATGATGGTTTAGATAAAAAAGGGGTACGAGACTTGCAGCAAGACATCAATATATTATTAAAAGAATAA